A window from Ovis canadensis isolate MfBH-ARS-UI-01 breed Bighorn chromosome 26, ARS-UI_OviCan_v2, whole genome shotgun sequence encodes these proteins:
- the CNOT7 gene encoding CCR4-NOT transcription complex subunit 7 isoform X1 has translation MPAATVDHSQRICEVWACNLDEEMKKIRQVIRKYNYVAMDTEFPGVVARPIGEFRSNADYQYQLLRCNVDLLKIIQLGLTFMNEQGEYPPGTSTWQFNFKFNLTEDMYAQDSIELLTTSGIQFKKHEEEGIETQYFAELLMTSGVVLCEGVKWLSFHSGYDFGYLIKILTNSNLPEEELDFFEILRLFFPVIYDVKYLMKSCKNLKGGLQEVAEQLELERIGPQHQAGSDSLLTGMAFFKMREMFFEDHIDDAKYCGHLYGLGSGSSYVQNGTGNAYEEEASKQS, from the exons ATGCCAGCAGCAACTGTAGATCATAGCCAAAGAATTTGTGAAGTTTGGGCTTGCAACctggatgaagaaatgaaaaaaattcgtCAAGTTATCCGAAAATATAATTACGTTGCTATG GACACCGAGTTTCCAGGCGTGGTTGCAAGACCCATTGGAGAATTCAGGAGCAATGCTGACTATCAGTACCAACTGTTGCGGTGTAATGTAGACTTGTTGAAGATAATTCAGCTAGGACTGACATTTATGAATGAGCAAGGAGAATACCCACCAGGAACTTCAACTTGGCAGtttaactttaaatttaatttgaC GGAGGACATGTATGCCCAAGACTCTATAGAGCTGCTCACAACATCTGGTATCCAGTTTAAAAAACATGAGGAGGAAGGAATTGAGACCCAGTACTTTGCAGAACTTCTTATGACATCAGGAGTAGTCCTCTGTGAAGGGGTCAAATGGTTATCATTTCATAG TGGTTATGACTTTGGCTACTTAATCAAAATCCTGACCAACTCTAACTTGCCTGAAGAAGAACTTGACTTCTTTGAGATCCTTCGATTGTTTTTTCCTGTCATTTATGATGTGAAGTACCTCATGAAGAGCTGCAAAAATCTCAAA gGTGGTTTACAGGAAGTTGCTGAACAGTTAGAGCTGGAACGGATAGGACCACAGCATCAGGCAGGATCTGACTCATTGCTCACAGGAATGGCCTTTTTCAAAATGAGAGAA ATGTTCTTTGAAGATCATATTGATGATGCCAAATATTGTGGTCATTTGTATGGCCTTGGTTCTGGTTCATCCTATGTACAGAATGGCACAGGGAATGCATATGAAGAGGAAGCCAGCAAGCAGTCATGA
- the CNOT7 gene encoding CCR4-NOT transcription complex subunit 7 isoform X2, with the protein MPAATVDHSQRICEVWACNLDEEMKKIRQVIRKYNYVAMDTEFPGVVARPIGEFRSNADYQYQLLRCNVDLLKIIQLGLTFMNEQGEYPPGTSTWQFNFKFNLTEDMYAQDSIELLTTSGIQFKKHEEEGIETQYFAELLMTSGVVLCEGVKWLSFHSGYDFGYLIKILTNSNLPEEELDFFEILRLFFPVIYDVKYLMKSCKNLKGGLQEVAEQLELERIGPQHQAGSDSLLTGMAFFKMREV; encoded by the exons ATGCCAGCAGCAACTGTAGATCATAGCCAAAGAATTTGTGAAGTTTGGGCTTGCAACctggatgaagaaatgaaaaaaattcgtCAAGTTATCCGAAAATATAATTACGTTGCTATG GACACCGAGTTTCCAGGCGTGGTTGCAAGACCCATTGGAGAATTCAGGAGCAATGCTGACTATCAGTACCAACTGTTGCGGTGTAATGTAGACTTGTTGAAGATAATTCAGCTAGGACTGACATTTATGAATGAGCAAGGAGAATACCCACCAGGAACTTCAACTTGGCAGtttaactttaaatttaatttgaC GGAGGACATGTATGCCCAAGACTCTATAGAGCTGCTCACAACATCTGGTATCCAGTTTAAAAAACATGAGGAGGAAGGAATTGAGACCCAGTACTTTGCAGAACTTCTTATGACATCAGGAGTAGTCCTCTGTGAAGGGGTCAAATGGTTATCATTTCATAG TGGTTATGACTTTGGCTACTTAATCAAAATCCTGACCAACTCTAACTTGCCTGAAGAAGAACTTGACTTCTTTGAGATCCTTCGATTGTTTTTTCCTGTCATTTATGATGTGAAGTACCTCATGAAGAGCTGCAAAAATCTCAAA gGTGGTTTACAGGAAGTTGCTGAACAGTTAGAGCTGGAACGGATAGGACCACAGCATCAGGCAGGATCTGACTCATTGCTCACAGGAATGGCCTTTTTCAAAATGAGAGAAGTATGA